The Caldisericia bacterium DNA segment ACCGGCTTGGTATTTTTAATTTGGTACTAAACCAAGAGGCGTTGAACTCTTCACTCCAATATGGGCGCCAGGGAGGAAGAGTGAGCCAGTGGCGCAACCGGCTTGGTTTGTTTATTTTATAACAAACCACTTCAAAAATATTACCACTGGGAAAGCCTCTAACATGCTGGCGTTAGTATGTTTAGAGGTGTAAGTTGAGAAAAAAACTCAATAAATTTTTGCATGTCAAAAACAAAAAAACAATCTTCATAATCATATTTATTATCTTATTTATAAACTTCTTCTATTTGAATTCATTAAAAAACTCACAAATATATGGATTTGAAAAAGATAGTTATATAATTTTAAAACCAATAGTTTTACTTGTTGAATTTCCTGATTTAAAATCTAATTCAACAATTTCTACTCCAGAATATTATCAAAAAACACTTTTTGATAAAAATAATAAAAGTCTTTATGATTATTTTCAAGAAAATTCAAACAAAAAACTTGAGATTTTAGGAAAAGTTTATTTAAACAAAAATTCAGAATCAAAATGGTTTGTTGCTCCAAGAAATTATGATTTTTACGAAAATAATAGTTTTGGTATGGGTAAATATCCAAATAATACTCAAAAATTATTAGAGGATATAATAAACATAACTGACGAAATAATAGATTTTTCTCAACATGATGGAAATAATGATGGATTTGTTGATGGAATAATAATTATTTATGCTGGTTCATCAATTTCAACAAGTGATACAAAAAGAATTTATCCACACTCATGGTCTGTATCTTCTTTAATAAAAGATAAGATAAAAATTTCAAAATATGTTGTAATATCAGAGTATAAAAATAAACCAGGAGATTTCGTTATAGGTCCTTTATGTCATGAATTAGGACACCTCTTAGGAGGTATTGATTTATATGATTTAGATTCACATAAAAATTTTTACTATGATGGACATGTTTCAAATGGTTTAGGAAAATGGAGTATAATGGCTTATGGAATTTGGGGTAAAAAAGATATAAGAGGTGATACACCTTCACACTTCGATGCTTGGCATAAAATATATTTTGGGTGGATTGAACCAAAAATAATAAATGAAAAAGAAGTATATATATTAATTGAACCTGTGGAAAAAGGCGGTTTTATTTACAAAATAAATATTCCTCAAAATCCTAATAAATATATTTTAATTGAAAATAGACAAAAAATTGGTTTTGATTCAGATTTACCATCTGAAGGAATTTTGATTTATCTGGTTGATGAATCAGTAAAAAATAATTCACTTGCATATTCTCCTTATAAAGATACGCCAAATAAAGGTAATTATAAAGTTTCTATTTTACAAAAAGACAGTTTATTTGAACTTGAAAGAGGAAAAAATTATGGAGATGAAAATGATACTTTCAAAACAGGAGATGAATTTTCTTTGAGAAGTTATTTTAAAAATTTTAATTTATCAATAGAGGTTAAAATTAAAATATTAGAAAAAGTGGATTTATCTTATAAATTAAAAATTGAAATAATTGATTAATTTTCTTGACAATTGATAAGATTAAAATATAATGAAAATATAAAATTTCATAAATTAAGGAGGATTGAGCAATGAGAAAGAATCCACCTGAGAAGGTTACTGAAGATAAGGTGTGTTTTGATGTTTCTGAAATAGAACCAATTTTATCTGGACCATCTCTCCATTTGAAACCATGGAGTCCAAAAGCAATTAAACTCTCAACTGGTGAAACAATGTTAATAAGAGAAGCAAAACTTGAAGAGGCACCACTTCTTTTAACATACTTAAGAAAATTTTTAGATATTGATCATGATTTTTATGACATTGTAGGAGCAAGAGTTTATGCTGAGGTTCTTGGATGGTATAGAAATAGATTAAAAGATCCTTATACTCTTCTTGGAATAATAGATGGAAAAGTAGTTGGTTTTGCCAATGGAAGATTGATGAACAGAGATATCAATATTTCTCTTCATACAATGGCATTTAGACGTGGAGGAAAAATTGGTGCTGTAATGTATTACGCAAAAACATGGTATGCATTTGAAATTTTAGGTAACAAAGAATTTTGGGCTACTTATGAGAGTTATAATGGTTGGAAAAGATGGGGTATTGGAATGGCACAGCCTTCTTATCCATGGCCAGAATATCAACATGAACTTGGTGGTGCAAGAGTCTATTATGTAACAAAAGAATATTGGGATGCAGTTGTAAAAAATTATATTAGAGACATGGTTGGTGCTGATTTTGAAGAACCAACAGAAGACCTGATTAAAAGAAATGAAAATATTTACATGCCAGAAACTCTTGAGGAATAAGGTATAAATTTTTTTTAAAAGACTGCCCCCTATAAAATTAATAAGGGGGCTTTTTTATTTTTATAATCTAAAAATGTTATAATAAAACAATGAAAGGAATAAGACCAGAGAAACTTAAAAAGATGGTAAAAGAAGAAGTATCATTAATTTTAAGAGAAAAGATACAAGATCCAAGAATAAGAGAAAAATATTTAACTGTTACGGATGTTGAGTTTTCATCTGATCTTAAACATGTTGATATTTATATTTATGTTCATAATATAGAAGAAAAAGAATTAGTTTTTGCAGGATTAAAATCTGCATCAAAATTTATACAAGAAGAAATTGGAAAGGATTTAAGATTAAGATATACTCCAATTGTTCACTTTAAGGAAGACAAAACACTTGATAGAGGAATGAAGGTAATCGAAATTCTAAATAAAATAAAAGAAAAAGATGAAGAAGATAATAGAGACAATAAATAAACATAAAAAATTTCTTCTCATTTCACATGAAAACCCAGATGGAGATGCGGTTGGTTCTGTTTTAGGACTCTATTTTGGTTTAAAAAAAATTAAAAAGTTAGTTTTTCCAGTACTTCCAGATCCGGTTCCAAAAATTTATTCATTTTTAAAAGGTACAGAAAATATTAATAATGATTTTGAATTAGATGATATTGAAGTTGCAATAGTTCTTGATTGTGCTG contains these protein-coding regions:
- the rbfA gene encoding 30S ribosome-binding factor RbfA encodes the protein MKGIRPEKLKKMVKEEVSLILREKIQDPRIREKYLTVTDVEFSSDLKHVDIYIYVHNIEEKELVFAGLKSASKFIQEEIGKDLRLRYTPIVHFKEDKTLDRGMKVIEILNKIKEKDEEDNRDNK
- a CDS encoding M6 family metalloprotease domain-containing protein; this translates as MRKKLNKFLHVKNKKTIFIIIFIILFINFFYLNSLKNSQIYGFEKDSYIILKPIVLLVEFPDLKSNSTISTPEYYQKTLFDKNNKSLYDYFQENSNKKLEILGKVYLNKNSESKWFVAPRNYDFYENNSFGMGKYPNNTQKLLEDIINITDEIIDFSQHDGNNDGFVDGIIIIYAGSSISTSDTKRIYPHSWSVSSLIKDKIKISKYVVISEYKNKPGDFVIGPLCHELGHLLGGIDLYDLDSHKNFYYDGHVSNGLGKWSIMAYGIWGKKDIRGDTPSHFDAWHKIYFGWIEPKIINEKEVYILIEPVEKGGFIYKINIPQNPNKYILIENRQKIGFDSDLPSEGILIYLVDESVKNNSLAYSPYKDTPNKGNYKVSILQKDSLFELERGKNYGDENDTFKTGDEFSLRSYFKNFNLSIEVKIKILEKVDLSYKLKIEIID
- a CDS encoding N-acetyltransferase, which translates into the protein MRKNPPEKVTEDKVCFDVSEIEPILSGPSLHLKPWSPKAIKLSTGETMLIREAKLEEAPLLLTYLRKFLDIDHDFYDIVGARVYAEVLGWYRNRLKDPYTLLGIIDGKVVGFANGRLMNRDINISLHTMAFRRGGKIGAVMYYAKTWYAFEILGNKEFWATYESYNGWKRWGIGMAQPSYPWPEYQHELGGARVYYVTKEYWDAVVKNYIRDMVGADFEEPTEDLIKRNENIYMPETLEE